Proteins from a genomic interval of Rhodothermus marinus:
- the ruvA gene encoding Holliday junction branch migration protein RuvA, with amino-acid sequence MIAYVSGKLAAKKLTEVVVDVHGLGYRLLIPTSTYEVLPEVGAPVHLLTHYYVREDAVLLFGFATEAERALFEVLLGVSGVGPRLALAALSALSPAQIHEAVTTGDVQTLKRIPGVGQRLAERLIVELRDRLALLDLAELTPAGVDDVRAQARADALAALEALGLPRAAAERSLRKVLREHPGIQSAEELIRLALREHGG; translated from the coding sequence ATGATTGCCTACGTGTCGGGCAAGCTGGCCGCCAAAAAGCTGACCGAGGTGGTGGTAGACGTCCACGGCCTGGGCTACCGGCTTCTGATTCCCACGTCCACCTACGAAGTGCTGCCGGAGGTCGGCGCTCCGGTGCACCTGCTGACGCACTACTACGTGCGGGAAGATGCCGTGCTGCTGTTCGGGTTTGCGACCGAGGCCGAGCGCGCGCTGTTCGAGGTGCTGCTGGGCGTGTCGGGCGTCGGACCCCGGCTGGCGCTGGCGGCCCTGTCGGCGTTGTCGCCGGCACAGATTCACGAAGCGGTCACCACGGGCGACGTGCAGACGCTGAAGCGCATCCCCGGCGTGGGCCAACGACTGGCCGAGCGGCTGATCGTGGAACTACGCGACCGGCTGGCACTGCTGGATCTGGCCGAACTGACGCCTGCGGGCGTGGACGATGTGCGTGCGCAGGCCCGCGCCGACGCACTGGCGGCGCTGGAGGCGCTGGGCCTGCCCCGTGCGGCCGCCGAGCGCAGCCTGCGCAAAGTGCTCCGGGAGCATCCGGGCATTCAGTCGGCCGAAGAACTCATCCGCCTGGCCCTGCGCGAGCACGGCGGCTAA
- a CDS encoding TIGR01548 family HAD-type hydrolase codes for MPSRIKLVLFDMDGVLVDVSRSYRRAIEETVEHFTGRKITPATIQRYKNAGGFNDDWKLTHTIILDIGMQVPFSRVVQEFQRRYRGEHWDGFIAQEPPLIQTQTLQHLRRQGYLMGIVTGRPEAEARWTIERFGWQPYFPLLVAMEHQDGRGKPDPYPIRRALAMLEAVGMPITPSEAVYVGDSVDDMIAAQAAGVLPIGVIPPYLDAETHGALLRERGARYLLNRTDELPELLAELEAASVRRAS; via the coding sequence ATGCCCTCGCGAATCAAACTCGTCCTGTTCGATATGGACGGCGTGCTGGTGGACGTGTCGCGCTCCTACCGGCGCGCCATCGAAGAGACGGTCGAGCACTTTACGGGACGCAAGATCACCCCGGCCACCATCCAGCGCTACAAAAACGCCGGCGGCTTCAACGACGACTGGAAGCTGACGCACACGATCATCCTCGACATCGGCATGCAGGTGCCCTTCAGCCGCGTGGTGCAGGAGTTCCAGCGGCGCTACCGGGGTGAGCACTGGGACGGTTTCATTGCCCAGGAGCCGCCCCTGATTCAGACGCAGACGCTCCAGCACCTGCGCCGGCAGGGTTATCTGATGGGGATCGTCACGGGCCGCCCCGAGGCCGAGGCGCGCTGGACGATCGAGCGCTTCGGCTGGCAACCCTACTTTCCGCTGCTGGTGGCCATGGAGCACCAGGACGGCCGGGGCAAGCCCGATCCGTACCCGATTCGGCGAGCGCTGGCCATGCTGGAGGCCGTCGGCATGCCGATCACGCCCTCCGAAGCCGTCTACGTGGGCGATTCGGTCGACGACATGATCGCCGCCCAGGCGGCCGGCGTCCTGCCCATCGGCGTCATTCCGCCCTATCTGGACGCCGAGACGCACGGGGCCCTGCTGCGCGAGCGCGGCGCCCGCTATCTGCTGAACCGCACCGACGAGTTGCCCGAGCTGCTGGCCGAGCTGGAGGCGGCTTCGGTGCGCCGCGCCTCCTGA
- a CDS encoding NAD+ synthase, with the protein MKIALAQINPIVGDLQGNRRKIVDFAHQAYRQGAELVIFPEMCVAGYPPQDLLDMPAFIEAVAHTVETIALEVPRELGVILGAPIRNESPVGKRLFNAALLLEGGRIVARVPKRLLPTYDVFDEYRYFEPGPPQPVVAWRGLRIGLHICEDMWNNEDWAPYHLYDENPIDELAAQGVDLFVNISASPFSLGKHDERSRIIEGICREHGVPFIYVNQVGANTELIFDGDSRVHAPDGSILLCAPSFQEALLIWDTEAHYAPYVHRHTEIEDLHDALVLGIRDYFYKTGAFEKVVLGLSGGIDSAVVCALAVAALGPERVVGVAMPSKYSSPESVEDARQLAENLGITFHIIPIMPAVDAFREMLRPVFDDLPEDVTEENIQARVRGVTLMALSNKFRYLLLSTGNKSEMAVGYVTLYGDTNGGLAVLADVYKTQVYRLARYINARAGRYVIPERILTKPPSAELRPGQKDTDSLPPYEVLDVILQRYIERREEVDEIVAATGFDRALVADILRRVDRNEYKRRQTPPGLRVTGKAFGIGRRLPIVMRWNRAVLEEVRRNHTAALQTHSERAS; encoded by the coding sequence ATGAAAATCGCACTGGCGCAGATCAATCCGATCGTCGGAGACCTGCAGGGCAACCGCCGCAAGATCGTCGACTTCGCGCACCAGGCCTATCGCCAGGGCGCCGAACTGGTCATCTTCCCAGAAATGTGTGTGGCGGGCTATCCACCACAGGACCTTCTTGACATGCCCGCCTTTATCGAAGCCGTTGCCCATACAGTCGAAACCATTGCGCTGGAAGTACCCCGCGAGCTGGGCGTGATTCTGGGTGCACCGATCCGCAACGAAAGCCCGGTGGGCAAGCGACTCTTCAACGCGGCCCTGCTGCTGGAGGGCGGACGCATCGTGGCCCGCGTCCCGAAGCGGCTGCTGCCTACCTACGACGTATTCGACGAATACCGCTACTTCGAGCCCGGTCCGCCCCAGCCGGTCGTCGCGTGGCGCGGCCTGCGCATCGGGCTGCACATCTGCGAGGACATGTGGAATAACGAGGACTGGGCGCCCTACCATCTCTACGACGAAAACCCGATCGACGAGCTGGCGGCTCAGGGCGTCGATCTGTTCGTCAACATCAGCGCATCTCCCTTCTCGCTGGGCAAGCACGACGAGCGCAGCCGGATTATCGAGGGCATCTGCCGCGAACACGGCGTCCCGTTCATCTATGTGAACCAGGTGGGCGCCAACACCGAGCTGATCTTCGACGGCGACAGCCGGGTCCATGCGCCGGACGGTTCCATTCTGCTGTGCGCTCCGTCGTTTCAGGAGGCACTGCTGATCTGGGACACCGAAGCGCACTATGCCCCCTACGTACACCGGCACACCGAGATCGAAGACCTGCACGACGCACTGGTGCTGGGCATCCGGGATTACTTCTACAAAACCGGCGCTTTCGAGAAGGTGGTGCTCGGACTTTCCGGCGGGATCGATTCGGCCGTGGTCTGTGCACTGGCCGTTGCCGCGCTGGGACCGGAACGGGTCGTCGGCGTGGCCATGCCCTCAAAGTACTCCTCGCCCGAATCGGTCGAAGACGCCCGCCAGCTCGCCGAAAACCTGGGCATCACGTTTCACATCATTCCGATCATGCCGGCCGTCGATGCCTTTCGGGAAATGCTACGTCCGGTCTTCGACGACCTGCCGGAAGACGTGACGGAGGAGAACATCCAGGCGCGTGTGCGTGGCGTCACGCTCATGGCGCTGTCGAACAAGTTCCGCTATCTGCTGCTCTCGACGGGCAACAAAAGTGAAATGGCCGTCGGCTACGTGACACTTTATGGCGACACGAACGGCGGGCTGGCCGTGCTGGCCGACGTCTACAAGACGCAGGTCTACCGCCTGGCCCGTTACATCAACGCCCGAGCGGGTCGCTACGTCATCCCCGAGCGCATCCTGACCAAGCCGCCTTCGGCCGAGCTGCGTCCGGGCCAGAAAGACACCGACTCACTGCCGCCCTACGAAGTGCTGGACGTGATCCTGCAGCGTTACATCGAACGCCGGGAGGAAGTGGACGAAATCGTGGCGGCCACCGGGTTCGACCGGGCGCTGGTGGCCGACATCCTGCGCCGCGTGGACCGCAACGAGTACAAGCGACGTCAGACGCCACCGGGTCTGCGCGTAACGGGCAAGGCTTTCGGCATCGGGCGCCGCCTGCCTATCGTCATGCGCTGGAATCGGGCCGTGCTCGAAGAGGTGCGCCGCAACCACACGGCGGCCCTGCAAACCCATTCGGAGCGCGCGTCATGA
- a CDS encoding ATP-binding protein has product MKLVDRCSLKAQLLLIVLWTCTVILLLNGVLFAFYDLAQFRREKARELEVLGRVLAEHSVAPLVFQDARAAIETLAGVRSIPAVQFAALYTADGRLFAWYLGGLPATALPARLPTSGSDRETLRHVEPVHWEGQTQGYVYLQARLLGWQDRMVRYASVGGSVILLSLGISMILVALLQRRITRPLDHLRRVARSVAETHDYSVRVPVEGPVELRELAATFNEMLTRVQEHQAVLVAAKEAAEEMARLKSTFLANMNHEIRTPLAGILGYAQILEEELKDPMHREMAQVIKQSGQRLLDTLDALLYMSCLEAGTVRVRHQDLDVVAATRAVVDELAPLARDKKLELTVQSSEPALIACVDEGLWERLVKNLVHNAIKFTEEGSVTVLLEGDAETVQLQVADTGIGIPEELQSVIFEEFKQASSGLGLTIVQRIVRMLNGQIYVESQPGIGSIFTVIIPRCRSEAAATRATTNGMSQHQQA; this is encoded by the coding sequence ATGAAGCTCGTAGATCGTTGTTCGCTCAAGGCACAGCTCCTTCTGATCGTGCTCTGGACCTGCACGGTCATCCTGCTGCTGAACGGGGTGCTGTTTGCCTTCTACGATCTGGCCCAGTTCCGGCGCGAGAAAGCGCGTGAGCTGGAGGTGCTGGGGCGGGTGCTGGCCGAACACAGCGTGGCACCGCTGGTCTTTCAGGATGCGCGGGCAGCCATCGAGACGCTGGCAGGCGTGCGCAGCATCCCCGCTGTGCAGTTCGCCGCGCTGTACACGGCCGACGGGCGGCTGTTTGCCTGGTACCTCGGCGGCCTTCCCGCGACGGCGCTACCTGCACGGCTCCCGACGTCCGGCAGCGACCGGGAAACGCTACGCCACGTAGAGCCGGTGCACTGGGAAGGCCAGACGCAGGGCTACGTGTACCTGCAGGCTCGCCTGCTGGGCTGGCAGGATCGCATGGTGCGTTATGCCTCCGTCGGCGGTAGCGTGATCCTGCTGTCGCTGGGCATCAGCATGATCCTGGTGGCGCTGCTGCAGCGCCGGATCACGCGCCCGCTGGACCATCTGCGCCGGGTGGCCCGCTCGGTGGCCGAAACGCACGACTACTCGGTGCGCGTGCCGGTCGAAGGTCCCGTGGAACTGCGGGAGCTGGCCGCAACCTTCAACGAAATGCTGACGCGCGTGCAGGAACATCAGGCCGTGCTGGTGGCCGCCAAGGAGGCTGCCGAGGAGATGGCCCGCCTGAAGAGTACTTTTCTGGCGAACATGAACCATGAGATCCGCACGCCGCTGGCCGGCATTCTGGGCTACGCGCAGATCCTGGAAGAGGAACTGAAAGATCCGATGCACCGCGAGATGGCCCAGGTCATCAAGCAGAGCGGGCAGCGGCTGCTCGACACGCTAGACGCACTGCTCTACATGTCGTGCCTGGAAGCCGGTACCGTGCGCGTGCGGCATCAGGACCTGGATGTGGTGGCCGCCACACGGGCGGTGGTCGACGAACTGGCGCCGCTGGCCCGCGACAAAAAGCTGGAACTCACGGTGCAGAGCAGCGAGCCCGCATTGATCGCCTGCGTGGACGAAGGGCTCTGGGAGCGATTGGTCAAGAACCTGGTGCACAATGCGATCAAGTTCACCGAAGAAGGCAGCGTGACCGTGCTGCTCGAAGGCGACGCGGAGACCGTGCAGCTCCAGGTGGCCGACACGGGGATCGGCATTCCGGAAGAGTTGCAGTCGGTCATCTTCGAGGAGTTCAAGCAGGCATCCAGCGGGCTGGGGCTGACCATCGTGCAGCGCATCGTGCGCATGTTGAACGGACAGATCTATGTGGAAAGCCAGCCGGGCATCGGCAGCATCTTTACCGTGATCATCCCGCGGTGCCGGTCCGAGGCGGCCGCAACCCGTGCCACCACGAACGGCATGTCGCAGCACCAGCAGGCTTAG
- a CDS encoding TonB-dependent receptor gives MVSLLGLAGAVRAQPVVYQEVPLRQVLDDVARRSGYQVLYRDALVEGRTVTLQTTEAHLIEALTRELARQGLVLEADTARRQLLLLEAPSRNVSIEGQVRDAATGLPLPYATISWWANGRLWGTMADAEGRFVATVALPAACDTLTLTASYVGYESQTVVLAVRETSRPLTLTLAPRTEALPAVLIVGSAAWLDGIDTTWQRLVQPARFAPFGERGVLRALQALPAVGLAIGLDGLTVRGSQTDGFQVLLDGVPVYHPSHLFGLFDAFNPDALQAVGFFYDVAPATYAAPPGGTLAFVTRSGSYQRPQSVAGVSNVAGRLLVEGPLGRSGSWLLAGRRSLLDALGWPGNDRLVAFGLDVARPTGPLPPNVADLEARLLELGPSAATFYDLHGKLRLEGGPVRLTLSGYLGGDDARQQAQRLMPRWDARPSDFEWMDVETRQRWTNRTASARLTYRMGAALHLETLLATTAYESRYTKDDFLYAFTGGGLQKLFRRLAPFAYTNALTEWRWEQALQVAQEAGYWTLGYTLQHLDLSYEEHSAVRSRPFAEKQRAVQTDAFLQYEGRTGALLKVLAGLRLHAFSTGPYVRLSPRLQLTLHPEGQWSAGVGFSRNYQFLHHLAFENMNSTGIWLLTGRNQPPTVVDNVSAGVQLRPGRTRLQLDAYARRFANVWQHEVVAPFFLITRDPETTTPWLTGARSRAYGLEMLLDQPLGAFRATLAYALSRVDLAHDALNGGAWYPAPWDRRHQLRTYLDVPLWPGSALTVAWFSASGPPNTEHYTDLNQPERLGPYHRMDLTLTSRSRMPVVTAELRLGLFNLFDRANPWYRAPVLVLVGERLPRRFAFAPVDVYDLGRQASFELVLHF, from the coding sequence TGGGCCTGGCGGGGGCGGTCCGGGCCCAGCCGGTCGTTTATCAGGAAGTGCCACTCCGCCAGGTGCTCGACGACGTGGCCCGGCGCAGCGGCTATCAGGTGCTCTATCGTGACGCGCTCGTCGAAGGGCGCACCGTCACGCTGCAGACGACCGAAGCCCATCTCATCGAAGCACTCACGCGCGAGCTGGCCCGGCAGGGGCTTGTCCTGGAGGCCGACACGGCGCGGCGCCAGCTTCTATTGCTGGAAGCCCCCTCGCGCAACGTCTCGATCGAGGGGCAGGTGCGCGATGCGGCGACCGGGCTGCCGCTGCCCTACGCGACAATTTCCTGGTGGGCGAACGGTCGGCTGTGGGGCACTATGGCCGATGCCGAAGGGCGGTTTGTCGCGACGGTAGCACTGCCGGCCGCATGCGATACGCTGACGCTGACCGCCTCGTACGTGGGCTACGAATCGCAAACCGTTGTGCTGGCCGTGCGCGAAACATCCCGCCCGCTGACGCTCACGCTCGCGCCCCGGACCGAGGCGCTCCCCGCCGTGCTCATCGTGGGAAGCGCCGCCTGGCTCGACGGGATCGATACCACCTGGCAGCGGCTGGTGCAACCCGCACGGTTCGCGCCGTTCGGCGAGCGCGGCGTGCTCCGGGCGCTCCAGGCGCTGCCGGCCGTCGGACTGGCCATCGGGCTCGATGGGTTGACCGTGCGGGGCAGCCAGACCGACGGCTTCCAGGTGCTGCTCGACGGCGTGCCCGTCTACCATCCTTCGCATCTGTTTGGCCTGTTCGACGCGTTCAACCCGGACGCCCTCCAGGCGGTCGGCTTTTTCTACGACGTGGCGCCGGCCACCTACGCGGCCCCGCCCGGCGGAACGCTTGCCTTCGTGACGCGCAGCGGCAGCTACCAGCGCCCTCAGAGCGTGGCCGGCGTGAGCAACGTGGCCGGGCGTCTGCTGGTAGAAGGACCGCTGGGCCGCTCGGGAAGCTGGCTGCTGGCCGGACGCCGCTCGCTGCTCGATGCACTCGGCTGGCCCGGCAACGACCGACTCGTGGCGTTCGGGCTCGACGTGGCACGCCCCACCGGACCCCTTCCCCCGAACGTGGCCGATCTGGAGGCCCGTCTGCTGGAGCTGGGCCCCTCGGCCGCTACGTTTTACGATCTGCACGGCAAGCTTCGGCTCGAAGGCGGGCCGGTGCGCCTGACGCTGAGCGGCTACCTGGGCGGGGACGATGCCCGCCAGCAGGCCCAGCGCCTGATGCCGCGCTGGGATGCGCGCCCCTCCGATTTTGAATGGATGGACGTCGAAACCCGGCAGCGCTGGACCAACCGCACGGCCAGCGCCCGGCTCACCTACCGAATGGGCGCGGCGTTGCACCTGGAGACGCTGCTGGCAACCACCGCCTACGAGAGCCGCTACACGAAAGACGACTTCCTGTACGCCTTCACCGGGGGCGGCCTTCAGAAGCTGTTTCGGCGGCTGGCGCCGTTCGCTTACACGAACGCCCTGACCGAGTGGCGCTGGGAGCAGGCCTTACAGGTGGCGCAAGAGGCCGGTTACTGGACGCTGGGCTACACGCTACAGCATCTGGATCTTTCGTACGAAGAACATTCGGCCGTTCGGTCTCGTCCCTTCGCGGAAAAGCAGCGGGCGGTCCAGACGGACGCCTTTCTGCAGTACGAAGGACGCACAGGTGCCCTGTTGAAGGTGCTGGCCGGACTCCGGCTCCATGCCTTCTCGACGGGGCCGTACGTCCGCCTTTCGCCTCGACTTCAGCTGACGCTGCACCCCGAAGGCCAGTGGTCGGCCGGCGTCGGCTTCAGCCGGAACTATCAGTTTCTGCACCACCTGGCCTTCGAAAACATGAACAGCACGGGCATCTGGCTGCTGACCGGGCGGAACCAGCCGCCGACCGTGGTGGACAACGTGAGCGCAGGCGTGCAGCTCCGGCCGGGACGCACGCGTCTGCAGCTTGACGCTTACGCCCGTCGCTTTGCGAACGTATGGCAGCACGAGGTCGTGGCGCCTTTCTTCCTGATCACGCGCGACCCCGAAACGACGACGCCCTGGCTTACCGGCGCGCGCAGCCGGGCCTACGGGCTGGAGATGCTGCTGGATCAGCCGCTCGGGGCGTTCCGGGCCACGCTGGCCTATGCGCTGAGCCGGGTCGACCTGGCCCACGACGCGCTGAACGGCGGCGCCTGGTATCCGGCCCCCTGGGACCGGCGCCATCAGCTTCGGACTTATCTGGACGTGCCGCTCTGGCCGGGCAGCGCGCTTACGGTGGCCTGGTTTTCTGCATCCGGTCCACCCAACACCGAGCACTACACAGACCTGAATCAACCGGAGCGGCTGGGGCCCTACCATCGCATGGACCTGACGCTGACGAGCCGCTCTCGGATGCCCGTCGTTACGGCCGAGCTACGGCTGGGCCTGTTCAACCTGTTCGATCGCGCCAATCCCTGGTATCGCGCGCCCGTGCTCGTGCTGGTCGGCGAGCGTCTGCCCCGGCGTTTCGCCTTCGCGCCGGTCGACGTGTACGACCTGGGCCGTCAGGCTTCGTTCGAGCTGGTGCTGCATTTCTGA
- a CDS encoding YfiR family protein, translating into MRLQPGGRLLGVLLLLVAGFTGIGTDQSIPAEKARVKVTFLYHFAQFSSWPEEVLGDAATPIRLCILGKDPFGSALEQLQGKTVHNRPLEIRHLPAGASARGCHLVFMGPMPKQVLQTLLKQLQNQPVLTVGEGEDFLKQGGMVRLVEEKNRIQFEINITAARRAGLQLSARLLRLARIYEEAG; encoded by the coding sequence ATGCGTCTTCAACCGGGTGGCCGTCTGCTGGGTGTGCTATTGCTGCTGGTGGCAGGCTTCACAGGAATCGGAACGGATCAGTCGATACCGGCGGAAAAAGCCCGGGTCAAGGTAACATTCCTTTATCATTTTGCCCAGTTCAGCTCCTGGCCGGAAGAGGTTCTGGGCGATGCGGCGACGCCCATCCGGCTGTGCATTCTGGGGAAAGACCCGTTCGGAAGTGCGCTGGAGCAGCTGCAGGGCAAAACCGTCCACAACCGACCGCTGGAAATCCGCCATCTGCCTGCCGGCGCTTCGGCTCGAGGGTGTCATCTCGTGTTTATGGGGCCGATGCCGAAGCAGGTCCTGCAGACTTTGCTGAAGCAGCTGCAAAATCAACCGGTGTTGACGGTCGGGGAAGGAGAGGATTTCCTGAAGCAGGGCGGCATGGTGCGGTTGGTGGAAGAGAAAAACCGAATTCAGTTTGAAATCAACATCACGGCGGCCCGCCGGGCAGGCCTGCAACTGAGTGCCCGTCTGCTCCGGCTGGCCCGAATCTACGAGGAAGCAGGATGA
- a CDS encoding S41 family peptidase: MGSLLVLLLALLTFNPRPFPRYPAIDPSGQQIVFSYQGDLWLVPVTGGMAQRLTVHPAYEVYPRWSPDGRRIAFTSDRYGHDDLFVMELFGGPPRRLTYHSAEDILTDWTRDGRLLFQTRRLFVQVEREAEIHAIPDTGGTPVRILDATGFQATLSPDGRFLAFERGSNATWRRGYRGSADRDLWLFDLQNRTFRRLTDFDGNDYLPAWAGPRTLLFISERDGTYNLYRLPLNEDGMPQGAPEQLTHFEGDGVRYFTVSADGRTIAFERQTDLYVLTLPEGTPRRLEIQIPYDERFDPVERRTFTSEATEYALSPDGRYVAFVVRGELFLRRNDPDDNRTVRLTRHPWRDREPAWLNDSTLVFVSDRAGQYDLYLLRAADAGTSDLFESLTHTVVRLTDTPEDEREPVVAPDDRHLVFRRGRGTLLLARVEGDRLRITRTLLDGWATPEDVAWSPDSRWIAYSLPDLDFNTEVYIQPIDGSHPPVNVSQHPRPDTHPVWSPDGSKLAFLSPRSSGDVDVWFAWLRRADWERTEEEWEALEKQSDRKRRDTLTGPIQIDLERIHERLRRVTALPGNEAELAVSKDGETFYFVANRGGRTQDYEAEVDLYRIRWDGSELKRLTENDTDPRQVRLSRDGKYLFFLRPSGQLVRLNPENGRQETLRFEARMEIDYREERRQIFEEAWRTLAQGFYDPQFHGVDWRALHDKYLPWALQASTNRDFRDVFSWMLGELNASHLGISGPDRAETQRERTGLLGVEVEPVPDGVRIRHVVPRSPADREESRLHVGEVITAVDGTPVAEVDNFYRLLVDKVDARVRLTVRAPDGRTRTVIIRPVGSLNEALYEEWVATRRALTERYSNGRLGYIHVQGMNWPSFERFERELVASGQGKEGLIIDVRYNGGGWTTDYLLTVLTVRRHAYTIPRGAAERLDLPDRRAFRAHYPFGERLPFAAWTKPVAALCNQNSFSNAEIFSHAFKNLGLGPLVGVPTFGAVISTGGVGLIDGSFVRLPFRGWFVYADDTNMENGPAVPDIIVEEAPDSKARGEDPQLRAAVEALLARIDARNTEETH, from the coding sequence ATGGGAAGCCTGCTCGTTCTCCTGCTCGCGCTGCTGACGTTCAATCCTCGACCGTTTCCACGTTACCCCGCCATCGATCCATCCGGACAGCAGATCGTCTTCTCCTATCAGGGAGACCTGTGGCTGGTCCCGGTTACCGGCGGCATGGCCCAGCGCCTGACCGTCCATCCTGCCTACGAAGTCTACCCGCGCTGGAGTCCGGACGGCCGACGCATTGCCTTCACCAGCGATCGCTACGGCCACGACGACCTGTTCGTCATGGAGCTGTTCGGTGGCCCCCCGCGCCGCCTCACCTACCATTCGGCCGAGGACATCCTGACCGACTGGACACGCGACGGCCGTCTGCTTTTCCAGACGCGACGCCTGTTCGTTCAGGTCGAGCGTGAGGCCGAAATTCATGCCATCCCCGACACCGGCGGCACGCCGGTGCGCATCCTCGACGCCACGGGCTTTCAGGCCACGCTCTCGCCGGACGGCCGCTTTCTGGCCTTCGAGCGCGGCTCCAACGCCACCTGGCGCCGGGGCTACCGCGGTTCGGCCGACCGCGACCTCTGGCTCTTCGATCTGCAGAACCGCACGTTCCGTCGCCTGACCGACTTCGACGGCAACGACTACCTGCCGGCCTGGGCCGGTCCGCGTACGCTGCTGTTCATCAGCGAGCGCGACGGCACCTACAACCTGTACCGCCTGCCTCTGAACGAAGACGGCATGCCGCAGGGCGCTCCGGAGCAACTCACGCACTTTGAGGGGGACGGTGTCCGCTACTTCACGGTCAGCGCCGACGGCCGGACCATTGCCTTCGAGCGTCAGACCGACCTCTACGTGCTCACGCTTCCCGAGGGCACCCCGCGCCGCCTGGAGATTCAGATTCCCTACGACGAGCGCTTCGATCCGGTGGAACGCCGCACCTTCACGTCCGAGGCCACCGAATATGCGCTCTCACCCGACGGCCGGTACGTCGCCTTTGTCGTCCGCGGCGAGCTGTTCCTGCGCCGTAACGATCCCGACGACAACCGCACGGTGCGCCTGACGCGCCACCCGTGGCGCGACCGAGAGCCCGCCTGGCTCAACGATTCGACGCTCGTGTTCGTCTCGGACCGCGCCGGCCAGTACGACCTGTACCTGCTGCGGGCGGCCGACGCGGGGACTTCCGACCTGTTCGAAAGCCTCACGCACACCGTCGTGCGCCTGACCGACACGCCGGAGGACGAACGCGAACCGGTCGTTGCGCCGGACGACCGCCATCTCGTGTTCCGCCGGGGGCGCGGCACACTGCTGCTGGCCCGCGTCGAAGGCGATCGCCTTCGGATCACGCGCACACTGCTCGACGGCTGGGCCACGCCTGAAGACGTTGCCTGGAGTCCCGACAGCCGCTGGATCGCCTACAGCCTGCCTGACCTTGACTTCAACACAGAGGTCTACATTCAGCCCATCGACGGAAGCCATCCGCCCGTCAACGTCAGCCAGCACCCCAGGCCCGACACGCACCCGGTCTGGAGTCCTGACGGCTCCAAACTCGCCTTTCTGTCGCCGCGTAGCTCCGGCGACGTAGACGTGTGGTTTGCCTGGTTGCGCCGGGCCGACTGGGAACGCACCGAAGAGGAATGGGAGGCCCTTGAAAAGCAATCCGACCGTAAGCGCCGCGATACGCTCACCGGCCCCATTCAGATCGACCTGGAGCGCATCCACGAGCGGCTCCGCCGCGTGACCGCCCTGCCTGGCAACGAAGCCGAACTGGCCGTTTCGAAAGATGGCGAAACCTTCTACTTTGTGGCCAATCGGGGCGGCCGCACGCAGGACTACGAAGCCGAAGTGGACCTCTACCGCATCCGCTGGGACGGGTCCGAACTGAAGCGCCTCACCGAGAACGACACGGATCCCCGCCAGGTGCGGCTCAGCCGCGACGGCAAGTACCTGTTCTTCCTGCGGCCTTCGGGTCAGCTCGTGCGGCTCAATCCGGAGAACGGCCGCCAGGAAACGCTGCGCTTTGAAGCGCGCATGGAAATCGACTACCGCGAGGAGCGTCGCCAGATCTTCGAGGAAGCCTGGCGCACGCTGGCGCAGGGCTTCTACGACCCGCAGTTCCACGGCGTCGACTGGCGGGCGCTCCACGACAAATACCTGCCCTGGGCGCTACAGGCTTCGACGAACCGGGACTTCCGCGACGTCTTCTCCTGGATGCTCGGCGAACTGAACGCCAGTCACCTGGGCATTTCCGGTCCCGATCGGGCCGAGACGCAGCGCGAACGTACCGGCCTGCTGGGCGTGGAGGTCGAGCCCGTGCCAGACGGCGTGCGCATCCGGCATGTGGTGCCACGTTCGCCGGCCGACCGCGAGGAAAGCCGCCTGCATGTGGGCGAGGTCATTACGGCCGTCGACGGCACACCCGTAGCCGAAGTGGACAACTTTTACCGCCTGCTGGTCGATAAAGTGGACGCGCGTGTGCGGCTGACGGTGCGTGCGCCGGACGGCCGGACCCGTACCGTGATCATCCGCCCGGTCGGATCCCTGAACGAAGCGCTCTACGAAGAATGGGTGGCCACGCGGCGTGCGCTGACCGAACGCTACAGCAACGGCCGCCTGGGCTACATCCACGTGCAGGGCATGAACTGGCCCAGCTTCGAGCGCTTCGAGCGCGAACTGGTGGCCAGCGGCCAGGGCAAAGAAGGGTTGATCATCGACGTGCGCTATAACGGCGGCGGCTGGACGACCGACTACCTGCTGACGGTGCTGACCGTCCGCCGCCACGCCTATACGATTCCGCGTGGGGCCGCCGAGCGGCTGGATCTGCCCGATCGCCGCGCCTTTCGCGCCCATTACCCCTTCGGTGAGCGGCTGCCCTTTGCGGCCTGGACGAAACCCGTGGCCGCCCTCTGCAACCAGAACAGTTTTTCCAACGCCGAGATCTTTTCGCACGCCTTTAAGAACCTGGGGCTGGGGCCGCTGGTAGGCGTGCCCACCTTCGGCGCAGTCATCTCGACCGGCGGTGTGGGACTCATCGACGGATCGTTCGTTCGCCTGCCGTTCCGCGGCTGGTTCGTTTACGCCGACGACACGAACATGGAGAACGGTCCGGCCGTACCCGACATCATCGTCGAGGAAGCACCCGACAGCAAAGCGCGGGGAGAGGATCCCCAGCTCCGGGCGGCCGTCGAAGCACTGCTGGCCCGTATCGACGCCCGAAACACCGAGGAAACCCACTAA